The DNA region CGATGCGCTCGTCGTCGGCCAGGCCGTCGACGCCGACGACCTCGTCATCACCAGCGTGCGCCTCGGGGACGGCGCCGACGTCTACCTGGCCGCGACCGCCCCACCGGCCGACGGTCTCGTCATGACCCGCTCGGTGCTCGCCGGCGAGATGATCCCGGCGTCCGCCGTGTCGACGACGACGCAGGCCGGGCTCACCAGCGTGGTGGTGACAGTGAGCGGGCGCCTGCCCGAGAGCGTTGCGACTGGCTCCGTCGTCGACCTCTGGGCGGCGCGGGCCTCGAAGGCTGACGGGTTCGATCCGCCGGTCGTCCTGGTTCCCGGCGCGACCGTGGCCGCGGTGCGCGAGGCCGACGGCTTCCTCGCCGACGGCGACGGCCGGGCCGTCGAACTGCTCGTGCCCCGCGATGACATCGCCCTCGTGCTCGAGGCCATCGCCGACGACGACGCCCTCTCCGTCGTGCCCGGGGACGGCTGAGCATGGCCGCGATCGTCCTGATGCTCGATCGGGCCGTCGAGGACGCCCTGCTCGCGGACGTGATCGAGCACGGCCACTCGGTCGTGGCCAGGGCGGCGTCAGCCCGGGAACTCCTGCCCATCCTCGACGGCCTGCAGTTCGACGTCCTCGTCGCGTCGGCGGCAGGCATCACCAGCGAGCTCCTCGCCGTCTGCGATCGCCGGGGAGTGCGGGTGATCGCCATCGCGGCGAACGACGGCGCACGCCGCCATGCCGCAGATGTCGGTCTCCTCGAGGTGCTCGACGCCGACGCCGGCTGGGACGACGTCGAGAACATGCTGGGTCACAGGGGGCCGCCGCCGGTCGGCCTGCCGGAACCGCTCGTCGACAGGGGCGTGTCGGGCGTGATCGCCGTCTGGGGACCCACCGGCGCCCCGGGTCGCACCACACTGGCCGTCAACGTGGCTGCCGAGATCGCGGCACGCGGGTACTCGGTGCTGCTCGCCGACATCGACCCGTACGGCGGTACGGTCGCGCCGATGCTCGGACTGCTCGACGAGGCCCCCGGGTTCGCCGCCGCCTGCCGTCTCGCGGGCGCCGACAGCCTCACCCGGGCGGAACTGGATCGCATCGCCCAGCGCTACGGCAACCGGGACAGCTCCTTCCGGGTACTGACCGGCATCAGTCGTGCCACGCGCTGGCCGGAACTCGGAGGAAGCCGCGTGACGGCGGTGCTCGACGCCTGCAGGCGCTGGGTGGACGTCGTGGTGATCGACACCGGGTTCAGCCTCGAGTCCGACGAGGAGATCTCGAGCGACCTGTTCGCCCCGCGGCGGAACGGCGCCACCATCGCCGCCCTGCGCGCGGCCGACCACGTCATCGCCGTCGGAGGTGCCGACCCGATCGCGCTTCCGAGGTTCCTGCGCGGCTACGCCGACCTGACCGAGGCCATCGAGCCGATCAGGGTCAGCGTCGTGATGAACAGGCTGCGCGCCAGCGCCTCGGGCGTGGGGGCTGCCGGCCACGTGCTCTCGACCCTGCGCCGCTTCGGGGGCATCGAGGGGGCCGATATCGTGCCAGACGACCGACGCGGCGTCGACGCGGCCGTGCTGGCCGGCGCCACGCTCAGGGAGGTGTCACGGCGGTCGCCTGCGAGGCTCGCCATCGAGCGGTTCGTCGAGGACCGGGTACTGCCGACGCCGGATGCGGCACCCCGACGCACCCGGTGGCGGACGCGCTCGGCATCCGCTGCAACATCCGCTGCTCCCTCGATCGCGGGATCCGGTCCGGCGTCCGGACGCTGAGTCATCCCCGCTACGCTGGGAATCGTGTCGACGCTCAGTGATCTCGTACTCGCGCAGGGGCGCGGCAGCCAGGCCGATGTGGATTGGCTGCACATGCTCGTGGCCGACGGTCAGCTGATCGCCGACCTCGCCTTCGCCGACCTGGTCGTCTGGGTGCCGACGGCGGCCGGCAGCTTCGTTGCGGTGGCGCATGCGCGCCCATCGAGCGCCGCGACCCTGTTCTACCGCGACTTCGTCGGGCAGGAGATCAGGCAGGAGTGGGTCGCCCAGGTCACCGAGGCCTTCGAGACTGCACGCATCGTCGACTCGTCGACCCCGGCCTGGTACGAGGAGACGCCGACGCGGGTGCGGGCGGTCCCCGTGATGCGTCGGCTCTCTCCGACCGGCTCGAGCATCACCGACGAGCCGATCGCCGTGCTCACCCGGCACACCAACCTCAGCGAGACGCGCACCCCGAGCCGTCAGGAGCTGACGTTCAACGAGTGCGCCAACGACCTGTCGGCGATGATCGCCTCGGGCGACTTCCCCGATCTGGGCGCTCCCACGGGTCCGCGCCGGGGTGCGCCCCGCGCCTCCGACGGCCTGATCTGCCTCGATGTCGACGGCACGACGACGTTCGCGAGCCCCAATGCGCTGTCGGCCTTCAACCGCATGGGCTTCGCCGACGAACTGGAGGGCGAGTCACTCGCCGAGGTCACCACGCGGGTGCTGAGCGGGTCCCTCGTCGCCGACGAGTCGCTTCCCCTCGTCGTCACCGGCCGAGCGCCGTGGCGGACGGACATCGAGGCCAGGGGAGTCACGGTCTCGCTGCGGGCCATCCCGATCCGCAACAGGGGAGAGCGCATCGGCGCCATCATCCTGAGCCGCGACGTGACGGAGCTTCGACACCAGGAGCGGGAGCTCATCACGAAGGATGCGACGATCCGCGAGATCCACCATCGGGTGAAGAACAACCTGCAGACCGTCGCGTCGCTGCTGCGCATCCAGGCGCGACGCACCCACTCCGACGAGGCCCGCGAGGCACTCACGCAGGCCATGCGCCGGGTGGCGGCCATCGCCGTGGTGCACGACACCCTCTCCGAGGGGCTCGCTCAGAGCGTCGACTTCGATGCCGTGTTCGATCGGGTGCTGCTGCTCATCGCCGAGGTCGCATCCGCCCACAACACGACGGTGCATCCGAAGTCATCAGGTAGCTTCGGCGTGCTGCCGAGCGAGTACGCCACGCCGTTGGCCCTGGCGCTGACGGAGCTCGTGACGAATGCCGTCGAGCACGGGCTGGCAGGACGCGAGGGCGATGTCGAGATCATCGCCTCCCGCACCGACGACACCCTGAGCGTCAAGGTGCGCGACACCGGATCGGGCCTTCCGGAGGGCAAGGTGGGCTCCGGTCTCGGCACGCAGATCGTGCGCACGCTCATCCAGGGCGAGCTGAGCGGAACGATCGACTGGCACACGGTCCTGGGGAGCGGTACCGAGGTCACCATCGACATCCCGCTGCGCTGGCTGACGAAGCCGTAGCACCGCAGTCGGACAGCAGAAACGCGCCCCCGTAAGACGAGGGCGCGTTCTGCTGTGCTGGTCTAGGAGGCGCGACGGGCGCGAGCGGCGCGGCGCTTGAGTGCGCGGCGCTCGTCTTCGCTGAGGCCACCCCAGACGCCGGAATCCTGACCGGTCTCCAGGGCGTACTGCAGGCAGATCTCGGTGACGTTGCAGCGCGAGCAGACGGTCTTGGCCTTCTCGATCTGGTCGACCGCAGGTCCGGTGTTGCCGACCGGGAAGAACAGTTCGGGGTCTGCGGTGAGGCAGGCGGCCTTGTCGCGCCAGTCCATGGGGGTGCTCCTTTGTATTGCGGGGGTGCATGGCCGTATGGCCTCAGAATGCAACGGGGGGTGAAGGTCAAGTTGCAGGAAGTAAACTCAGGAGTGAACAGCTCACGACCCTGTGAGCAAAACTTGACCTCAAATATGGTCGCATAGTAAAAGAATCGGATCAATAGTTTTGAATGGGATAACCCTGTGAATGCCCGTCCTGTTCGGGGGCCAGAAGCTGAGGATTCCCCCCAGATCCCGGTTCGGAATGGCGCGTTGATCGCGGTTCTGCGGGT from Leifsonia sp. Root1293 includes:
- a CDS encoding AAA family ATPase; translation: MAAIVLMLDRAVEDALLADVIEHGHSVVARAASARELLPILDGLQFDVLVASAAGITSELLAVCDRRGVRVIAIAANDGARRHAADVGLLEVLDADAGWDDVENMLGHRGPPPVGLPEPLVDRGVSGVIAVWGPTGAPGRTTLAVNVAAEIAARGYSVLLADIDPYGGTVAPMLGLLDEAPGFAAACRLAGADSLTRAELDRIAQRYGNRDSSFRVLTGISRATRWPELGGSRVTAVLDACRRWVDVVVIDTGFSLESDEEISSDLFAPRRNGATIAALRAADHVIAVGGADPIALPRFLRGYADLTEAIEPIRVSVVMNRLRASASGVGAAGHVLSTLRRFGGIEGADIVPDDRRGVDAAVLAGATLREVSRRSPARLAIERFVEDRVLPTPDAAPRRTRWRTRSASAATSAAPSIAGSGPASGR
- a CDS encoding WhiB family transcriptional regulator; this encodes MDWRDKAACLTADPELFFPVGNTGPAVDQIEKAKTVCSRCNVTEICLQYALETGQDSGVWGGLSEDERRALKRRAARARRAS
- a CDS encoding sensor histidine kinase yields the protein MSTLSDLVLAQGRGSQADVDWLHMLVADGQLIADLAFADLVVWVPTAAGSFVAVAHARPSSAATLFYRDFVGQEIRQEWVAQVTEAFETARIVDSSTPAWYEETPTRVRAVPVMRRLSPTGSSITDEPIAVLTRHTNLSETRTPSRQELTFNECANDLSAMIASGDFPDLGAPTGPRRGAPRASDGLICLDVDGTTTFASPNALSAFNRMGFADELEGESLAEVTTRVLSGSLVADESLPLVVTGRAPWRTDIEARGVTVSLRAIPIRNRGERIGAIILSRDVTELRHQERELITKDATIREIHHRVKNNLQTVASLLRIQARRTHSDEAREALTQAMRRVAAIAVVHDTLSEGLAQSVDFDAVFDRVLLLIAEVASAHNTTVHPKSSGSFGVLPSEYATPLALALTELVTNAVEHGLAGREGDVEIIASRTDDTLSVKVRDTGSGLPEGKVGSGLGTQIVRTLIQGELSGTIDWHTVLGSGTEVTIDIPLRWLTKP